The Oligoflexus sp. sequence TTTGCAGAGTGCAGGTTTCGTCGTGCGTATGCCGAAGGTGAAGCCCGACCGTTTGTCGATGTTTGAAGCCTTTTCCCGCTGGGCCGGGATTGAACTCGTCGATGGCGATCCGGATCTGGCCCGTAAGGGTTTGTTGAAAGGTTTCCCTTCGCTGCGGGTGGATGATGATTTTGAGACGGCTTATTTTAAGATCCTTCTTGATGTTATCGAACCGCGGCTTAAGGAAGAGGAAGCTGTCTTCCTTTATGATTATCCGGCGTCTCAGTGTGCTCTGGCGCGCGTGGCGAATGGTCGGGCCCAGCGTTTCGAGCTTTATTTGCAGGGTGTGGAGCTCTGCAATGCGTTTGATGAATTGCTGGATCCTGCTGCAAATCGGGAGAGGATCCGAAGCAGCAATGAGCAGCGCGAGAAACTCGGCCATGGGGCTGTGCCGGAGGATGAGGATTTCTTTGCGGCCTTGGAGCAAAAGTTAAAACCTTGCTCCGGGAATGCTTTGGGTTTTGATCGTCTTCTTGCCCTTTTGTTAGGTGAGAAGAATCTCGACCGGGTGGTGCCCTTCCGTTGGAACAAGCCCTGGTCGCGGGTTATTCGGTAAGTTCCTCGGGCAACTCAGCCAATTCAAGATCCAGCTTCTGGAGGCGAAGCAATAGGTAGACGTAACTATCAGCTGTCGTCTCTACATTCCATCGAAAGAGGGCTCCCAAAAAGGGAATGGAACCAAGCCAGGGAATGCGGGATTCTTCAAAACCCGCGGTTCTTGCCTGGATTTGTCCCACCATCTGAAGTTGATCGAGCGTTAACCATGTTTCGGTCTGCATGCCCGAGCGATCGAGGGCTCTCTGGTCACCGCGTGGTCGGCTGATCTGAAGATTGAGTGAAGCCTTGACGGTATCACCTCTCTGTTCCACCAGCTTCACCTGCAGCATAAATCCCACGGCCTTCCAAATCTCCAGCGTCTGATCCCGCTGCGGGGCCAGCGTCGCGATATCCATGCCGTCGCTGACTTCCAGGGAACTCCCGAGGTTCAAGGCAAGACGCGGCCGGGCCAGGATTTTGGTATCATTTCGGTGCGAAAGTCCCTGTAAGAAGACCTCGATACTGTCCTGCGGCAGAAGTCGAATCGGGCCTAGATGCAGCGGATTACTCAAATCAGAGTCACTATTTTTCTGCGCGACCGCAACCACCTCCAATCGAAAGCGCCCGTCTACCTCTTCCTGACAGCGAACCTGGGTCGGGGCTCCATAGCGTTCCTTAATCCAATCGCGCCACTGCTGATCTCTCTTGGGGTCAGGGACAAGGCAGGGGCTTTCCAGTATCACAAACCCATCAGCATCAACAGAGGTCTTTTGAGCCTTTAATTCCTGGGAAATGCGCTCGGCCGCCAGCTGTCTTGCGTTCATGGACAG is a genomic window containing:
- a CDS encoding amino acid--tRNA ligase-related protein → MLTTTDREGLIRVLKARQTAQDAIHDFFRSRDYLSLDTPIAVKSPGTEVHLGYFATDWHDFRGDETRLYLRSSPELHLKQALALGLERVYHLGKCFRNHGELADWHHPEFTMLEFYQNGISLADFMTLTAELVQSVAVGLQSAGFVVRMPKVKPDRLSMFEAFSRWAGIELVDGDPDLARKGLLKGFPSLRVDDDFETAYFKILLDVIEPRLKEEEAVFLYDYPASQCALARVANGRAQRFELYLQGVELCNAFDELLDPAANRERIRSSNEQREKLGHGAVPEDEDFFAALEQKLKPCSGNALGFDRLLALLLGEKNLDRVVPFRWNKPWSRVIR